One stretch of Chryseobacterium indologenes DNA includes these proteins:
- a CDS encoding type 1 glutamine amidotransferase has translation MKDIRIALLDMNNNHVNQGFRNIKEISETFQQNSEENVIIKTFDVRFKDEMPEVGDFDIFISSGGPGTPHREGFEWEDRFAHFLDSIFEHNQYNEDKKYLFLICHSFQLASIHWKLGNICKRKSYSFGVMPIHKTDEGKEEFLFKNLQNPFYAVDSRAYQFIEPDHDRFEELGMTIMAIEKFRPHINLERAIMAVRFSDEIFGTQFHPEASPEALIENLKDDKNKEAMIENFGIEKYLETMDRIDDEDKIILTRYQILPRFLQFAKKNILKEAESLA, from the coding sequence ATGAAAGATATTCGAATTGCTCTGCTGGACATGAACAACAATCATGTCAATCAAGGCTTTAGAAACATTAAAGAAATTTCTGAAACATTTCAGCAGAACTCTGAAGAAAATGTAATCATCAAGACGTTTGATGTAAGATTTAAGGATGAAATGCCAGAGGTTGGAGACTTTGATATTTTCATTTCTTCAGGCGGGCCAGGAACTCCACACCGTGAAGGTTTCGAGTGGGAAGACAGGTTTGCTCATTTTTTAGATTCCATTTTTGAACATAATCAATATAATGAGGATAAAAAATATCTTTTCCTTATTTGTCATTCGTTTCAATTGGCGAGCATTCATTGGAAATTAGGGAACATCTGTAAAAGAAAGTCTTATTCTTTCGGAGTAATGCCAATACACAAAACCGATGAGGGCAAAGAAGAATTCTTATTCAAAAATCTTCAGAACCCTTTTTATGCCGTAGATTCCAGAGCCTACCAGTTTATTGAGCCGGATCATGACCGTTTTGAAGAATTGGGAATGACCATTATGGCTATTGAAAAGTTCCGACCCCATATCAATCTGGAAAGAGCGATAATGGCTGTTCGTTTTTCTGATGAAATTTTTGGCACCCAGTTTCACCCGGAAGCCAGTCCTGAAGCTTTAATAGAAAATCTGAAAGATGATAAGAACAAAGAAGCTATGATTGAAAACTTCGGAATAGAAAAATATCTTGAAACCATGGACAGAATAGATGATGAAGACAAAATCATCCTGACCAGGTACCAGATCCTTCCAAGATTTCTTCAGTTTGCAAAAAAAAACATTTTGAAAGAAGCTGAGTCTTTAGCTTAA
- a CDS encoding MepB family protein codes for MNLKNIDEQLFQPLGLSCSNLEEDSECREYSGFNFTINNWNIKFRISKITPTKTGQFVTLWKRNEKGQTAPFCITDDIDFYLIASFNDRLSGIFIFPKQILLEKGVLSDGKKIGKRGIRVYPTWDKTESQQAQKTQDWQTQYFLEFSKDQDEILQQTKLLLKV; via the coding sequence TTGAATTTAAAAAACATTGACGAACAACTGTTTCAACCGCTTGGGCTGAGCTGTTCAAATCTTGAAGAAGATTCAGAATGCAGGGAGTATTCAGGTTTTAACTTTACTATAAATAATTGGAATATCAAGTTCCGGATTTCTAAAATAACACCAACCAAAACAGGACAGTTTGTAACCCTCTGGAAAAGAAACGAAAAAGGACAAACAGCTCCTTTTTGTATCACAGATGACATAGATTTTTATCTTATTGCTTCTTTTAATGATCGTCTTTCGGGGATATTTATTTTTCCTAAGCAGATTTTATTAGAAAAAGGAGTACTGTCGGATGGAAAAAAGATAGGAAAACGGGGAATAAGGGTGTATCCGACCTGGGATAAAACAGAAAGCCAACAGGCTCAAAAAACTCAGGATTGGCAAACTCAATACTTTCTTGAGTTTTCTAAAGATCAAGATGAAATACTTCAACAGACAAAGCTGTTACTGAAGGTTTAA
- the cphA gene encoding cyanophycin synthetase: protein MKIEKIQALRGPNIWSIRRKKLIQMRLDLEEMENYPTNKIDGFRERIEKLIPSLVTHRCSEGVEGGFFHRVETGTWMGHVIEHIALEIQTLAGMDVGFGRTRETKTPGVYNVVFNYLEENVGIYAAEEAVKIAEALIEGKDYNLNACIQKLKEIRERVRLGPSTGSIVEEAVSRKIPWIRLGTNSLVQLGYGINQQRFQATITGKTSSIAVDIACNKELTKRMLHDAAIPVPIGDLVVDEEDLDSVIKKIGYPIVLKPLDGNHGKGSSINVNDWEAAKIGLEHAQKYSRKVIVEKYITGYDFRVLVIDNKMVAAARRVPAHIVGDGELDIQKLIDKENKDPRRGYGHENVLTEIEVDKDTLELLDKLQYTLETVPQKGEVVYLKSTANLSTGGTSIDVTDMVHPENITMAERISKIIGLDVCGIDIMAENLTQPLKESGGAIIEVNAAPGFRMHLAPSEGLPRNVAAPVVDMLYPQGKPFTIPIIAVTGTNGKTTTTRLISHIVKSNGYRVGFTTSDGIYIQNTMLSKGDTTGPLSAEFILKDPTVEFAVLETARGGILRSGLGFSQCDIGVLTNIEEDHLGMNDIHSLRDLTKVKRVVLDSVKKTGWSVLNADNEYSMKILNDLDSNVAIFSMDENNPHIVKFAKEGRITCVYEEGFVTIKKGDWKIRIGRAKDFPITMDGKARFMIENVLAASLASYLHGFGIEDISNSLRTFIPSAQLTPGRLNVFKFKSFKVLIDFAHNPSGYEAIEDYLKNVEATKKIGIISGVGDRRDNDIRECGKIAGRMFDHIIIRNEKHLRGRTEEEINGLIIDGMQSSGKDVSYEIIPKEIEALKHAMGMAEEGTFITALSDVISNAIDLVQEYQTRELLEDDKNL from the coding sequence ATGAAAATCGAAAAGATTCAGGCACTGCGTGGTCCTAATATCTGGAGTATCAGACGAAAGAAACTGATACAGATGAGGTTGGACCTTGAAGAAATGGAGAATTATCCTACCAATAAAATTGATGGATTCAGGGAAAGAATTGAAAAACTGATCCCGTCACTGGTCACCCATAGGTGTTCAGAAGGAGTGGAAGGAGGTTTTTTCCATAGAGTGGAAACAGGCACCTGGATGGGACATGTCATTGAGCATATCGCTTTGGAAATACAAACCTTGGCAGGAATGGACGTTGGTTTTGGAAGAACCCGTGAAACAAAAACTCCGGGAGTGTATAATGTAGTATTCAATTATTTAGAAGAAAATGTAGGGATTTATGCGGCAGAGGAAGCCGTAAAGATTGCGGAAGCTTTAATTGAAGGAAAGGACTACAATCTAAATGCCTGTATTCAGAAACTGAAAGAGATCAGAGAACGGGTGCGTTTAGGCCCATCTACCGGAAGTATTGTAGAAGAAGCTGTTTCCAGAAAAATACCATGGATTAGATTGGGAACCAATTCATTGGTACAGTTAGGGTATGGAATTAATCAACAGCGTTTTCAGGCTACAATTACCGGAAAAACAAGTTCTATTGCCGTAGATATTGCGTGTAATAAAGAATTAACCAAAAGGATGCTTCATGATGCCGCTATTCCGGTGCCAATAGGCGATCTGGTAGTGGATGAGGAAGATCTGGATAGTGTCATCAAAAAAATCGGATATCCCATTGTTTTAAAACCTTTGGATGGAAATCATGGAAAAGGTTCCTCTATCAATGTTAATGATTGGGAAGCGGCAAAAATTGGATTAGAACATGCTCAGAAATACTCCCGAAAAGTAATTGTTGAAAAGTACATTACAGGATATGATTTCAGAGTATTGGTGATTGATAATAAAATGGTGGCTGCAGCAAGAAGGGTTCCTGCGCATATTGTGGGAGACGGAGAATTAGATATTCAAAAGCTTATCGATAAAGAAAATAAAGATCCGCGAAGAGGATATGGGCATGAGAATGTTCTTACCGAAATTGAAGTGGATAAAGACACTCTGGAGTTGCTTGATAAACTTCAGTATACGCTGGAAACTGTTCCGCAGAAGGGCGAAGTAGTTTATTTGAAATCTACAGCTAACCTTTCTACAGGAGGAACATCAATAGATGTTACTGATATGGTACATCCTGAAAATATTACGATGGCAGAAAGAATCTCCAAAATTATCGGCCTTGACGTTTGTGGTATTGATATTATGGCAGAAAACCTTACACAACCTTTAAAAGAAAGTGGTGGGGCCATTATAGAAGTTAATGCAGCTCCCGGATTTAGGATGCATCTCGCTCCCAGTGAAGGGCTGCCAAGAAACGTAGCTGCTCCGGTTGTTGACATGTTGTACCCGCAAGGAAAACCTTTTACCATTCCGATTATTGCCGTAACCGGGACTAACGGAAAAACTACTACGACAAGATTGATTTCCCATATTGTTAAAAGCAATGGGTATAGAGTAGGGTTTACTACTTCAGATGGGATTTATATTCAAAATACGATGCTGTCAAAAGGAGATACCACAGGACCATTGTCAGCAGAGTTTATTTTAAAAGATCCTACTGTTGAGTTTGCTGTTCTTGAAACGGCAAGAGGTGGGATTCTGCGTTCCGGATTAGGATTTTCACAATGTGATATTGGGGTTCTGACTAATATTGAGGAAGATCATTTGGGTATGAATGACATTCACAGTTTGAGAGATCTGACTAAAGTGAAACGGGTTGTACTGGACAGTGTAAAGAAGACTGGTTGGAGCGTATTGAATGCAGATAATGAATATTCCATGAAAATCCTGAATGATCTTGACTCTAATGTCGCTATTTTCAGTATGGATGAGAATAACCCTCATATTGTAAAATTTGCCAAAGAAGGAAGAATTACCTGCGTTTATGAGGAGGGTTTTGTGACCATTAAGAAAGGAGACTGGAAGATCAGAATCGGTAGAGCAAAAGATTTCCCGATTACAATGGATGGTAAAGCCAGGTTTATGATTGAAAATGTATTGGCAGCCAGTTTGGCCAGCTATCTTCATGGATTTGGAATTGAAGATATTTCCAATTCATTAAGAACCTTTATTCCTAGTGCACAGCTTACTCCGGGAAGATTAAATGTTTTTAAGTTTAAGAGCTTTAAAGTATTGATTGACTTTGCCCACAATCCATCAGGGTATGAAGCGATAGAAGATTATCTGAAAAACGTTGAAGCAACAAAGAAAATAGGAATTATTTCCGGTGTTGGAGATAGAAGAGATAATGATATCAGAGAATGTGGAAAAATAGCAGGAAGAATGTTCGATCATATCATTATCCGTAATGAAAAGCATCTTCGAGGAAGAACTGAAGAAGAGATCAACGGATTAATTATTGATGGAATGCAGTCTTCAGGAAAGGATGTCAGCTATGAAATTATTCCAAAAGAAATAGAAGCGTTAAAACATGCCATGGGAATGGCAGAAGAAGGAACATTTATCACGGCTTTGAGCGATGTGATTTCCAATGCTATTGATCTTGTTCAGGAATATCAGACAAGAGAATTGCTGGAAGATGACAAGAATTTGTAG
- a CDS encoding cyanophycinase, with product MTKPVGKLIVIGGAVNKGSFAETDYDQNIEKNLNFFERGILRKIISESKYKEDSVIEIVTTASQIPQIVGTEYKKAFEFLGARNVNILDIHNREEANSDAMVARANAADVMMFTGGDQLRLTSILGGTRFHDTILLKYQEQDFIYSGTSAGAAAASENMIYQGSSSEALLKGEIKTTQGLGLIDNVIIDTHFVQRGRIGRLFQAVVNNPRTLGIGLGEDTGLFIHNDVMTAVGSGLVILVDGRFIKDTNLTNINLGEPISIDNLTVHVMSMNDHYDLTTKTLTIENSQFNPIPQDK from the coding sequence ATGACAAAACCTGTAGGAAAATTAATTGTCATCGGAGGAGCTGTAAATAAAGGGAGTTTTGCAGAAACCGATTACGATCAGAATATTGAAAAGAATCTTAACTTTTTTGAACGTGGGATTCTGCGAAAGATTATCAGTGAATCAAAGTATAAGGAGGATTCTGTTATTGAAATTGTAACAACGGCCTCCCAAATTCCTCAGATTGTAGGTACAGAATATAAAAAAGCCTTCGAGTTCCTGGGGGCGAGAAATGTCAATATTCTTGATATTCATAACCGTGAAGAAGCCAATTCTGATGCTATGGTAGCCAGAGCAAATGCTGCAGACGTTATGATGTTTACCGGAGGAGACCAGCTAAGACTGACTTCTATTCTGGGCGGAACAAGATTTCACGATACTATTCTATTAAAATACCAGGAACAGGACTTTATTTATTCGGGGACTTCTGCCGGAGCGGCGGCAGCCTCTGAAAACATGATTTATCAGGGAAGCAGCTCTGAAGCCCTATTAAAAGGAGAAATTAAAACAACACAGGGGTTGGGTTTAATTGATAATGTGATCATTGATACCCATTTTGTACAAAGAGGGAGAATCGGGCGCCTTTTCCAAGCTGTTGTTAACAATCCAAGAACCTTGGGAATAGGACTTGGGGAAGATACAGGGCTTTTCATTCATAATGATGTGATGACTGCTGTAGGATCAGGGCTTGTAATCCTGGTAGACGGAAGGTTTATTAAAGATACTAACCTTACCAATATCAATCTTGGAGAACCCATCTCTATTGATAATTTAACGGTTCACGTCATGTCTATGAACGATCATTATGATCTAACGACTAAGACTCTTACGATTGAGAACTCACAATTCAATCCAATTCCACAGGATAAATAG
- a CDS encoding isoaspartyl peptidase/L-asparaginase has translation MKIIIHGGFFSESNQSHEVKTAKQNSLKEIAEKAFNYLQTHSAFDSVAYAVSLLEDDPLYNAGIGSQIQSDGVIRMSAAIMDGETQKLSGVINIQDVKNPIFVAKDLIGEDDRVLGGQGAKNYATEHGFENFSTEIAQRRKEYEVKLSNGGKGTVGCVAIDRDGKLAVATSTGGKGFEIPGRISDSATVAGNYANAFCAVSCTGVGEDIVSNATAAKIVTRVTDGMNLETAFNKTFDELKTIGGFAGAIAIDKDGNIYHQDSYPTMVFASFDGENFDIFS, from the coding sequence ATGAAAATCATCATTCACGGGGGCTTTTTCTCGGAAAGTAACCAAAGCCATGAAGTAAAAACAGCAAAACAAAACTCTTTAAAAGAAATTGCAGAAAAAGCATTCAATTATCTTCAGACTCATTCTGCCTTTGATTCGGTAGCTTATGCTGTCTCTTTACTGGAAGATGATCCTTTGTACAATGCAGGAATTGGTTCGCAGATTCAAAGTGATGGTGTGATCCGTATGAGTGCTGCTATTATGGATGGTGAAACCCAGAAATTAAGTGGTGTTATTAATATTCAGGATGTAAAAAACCCAATTTTTGTAGCCAAAGATCTGATTGGAGAGGATGACCGGGTTTTAGGCGGACAGGGAGCAAAAAATTATGCTACTGAACACGGATTTGAAAATTTTTCAACGGAAATTGCACAGAGAAGAAAAGAATACGAAGTGAAGCTAAGCAACGGTGGTAAAGGTACTGTAGGTTGCGTAGCTATTGACAGGGACGGAAAACTGGCTGTTGCTACATCCACTGGGGGGAAAGGCTTCGAGATACCGGGAAGAATTTCAGATTCTGCCACAGTGGCCGGAAATTATGCCAATGCATTCTGTGCCGTAAGCTGTACAGGGGTAGGAGAAGATATTGTAAGCAATGCCACCGCTGCAAAGATTGTTACTCGTGTGACAGACGGAATGAACCTTGAAACAGCTTTCAATAAAACTTTTGATGAACTTAAAACGATTGGCGGGTTTGCAGGAGCCATTGCTATTGATAAAGATGGAAATATTTATCATCAAGACTCCTATCCTACTATGGTTTTCGCCAGTTTTGACGGAGAAAATTTTGATATCTTCTCTTAA
- a CDS encoding YtxH domain-containing protein, producing the protein MGNKTKGLLALLGLGALAYWKYKNSSPEDQQAVKDKLNTAKDNLNKWGNDLKSKANDVASQVQSKVDEVKTKAEDSLN; encoded by the coding sequence ATGGGAAACAAAACAAAAGGCTTATTAGCTTTACTAGGATTAGGTGCTTTAGCTTACTGGAAATATAAAAATTCAAGTCCTGAAGATCAACAAGCCGTAAAGGATAAGCTTAATACAGCTAAAGATAATCTTAATAAATGGGGAAATGATCTTAAGAGCAAAGCTAATGATGTTGCTTCCCAGGTACAAAGTAAAGTAGACGAGGTAAAAACAAAAGCCGAAGATTCTTTAAACTAA
- a CDS encoding PH domain-containing protein — MGSRLKEIKEELEKLDINPTFFARKEIHALPDILSVNERIIYLVEGRNKTTQHHIILVATDRRLMFVDKEFMYGLTVEDYSYSKISSIQYETGMMLASIDIQVSDDLVEIDGVGKYEAKLFCEKVRNFMSRPEEYIKHTSEPSVLDQLEQLGRLKESGILSEEEFNDQKKKIIDKL, encoded by the coding sequence ATGGGATCAAGACTTAAAGAAATAAAAGAAGAACTCGAAAAACTGGATATTAATCCTACCTTTTTTGCCAGAAAAGAGATTCATGCTCTGCCGGATATTCTTTCAGTGAACGAAAGAATCATTTACCTCGTTGAAGGTCGAAATAAGACAACACAACACCATATTATTCTAGTGGCTACCGACAGAAGACTGATGTTTGTAGATAAAGAATTCATGTATGGATTAACCGTGGAAGATTATTCTTACTCCAAAATAAGCTCAATACAATACGAAACAGGCATGATGCTGGCTTCTATAGATATTCAGGTATCTGATGATCTGGTTGAGATTGATGGAGTAGGAAAATATGAAGCCAAACTCTTTTGCGAAAAAGTAAGAAATTTCATGTCCCGTCCTGAAGAATACATTAAACATACATCTGAACCCAGTGTTTTAGACCAGCTGGAACAATTGGGAAGATTAAAAGAAAGCGGAATTTTGAGTGAAGAAGAATTCAATGATCAGAAGAAAAAAATTATAGACAAATTATGA
- a CDS encoding leucine-rich repeat domain-containing protein — protein sequence MKKKYVLLFTILFLNAHAQMIPPPAPPAQQIKELKPSDDIKLYDINEIPDKIFAWNVKRLTVDCGSNFTKIPEKIGNLKELEAFSLKGGDVIKLPKEFGNLRNLKHLYINSNKLTEIQPEILKITNLEFLDFQSYKLDSFPDDIGKLVNLKRLKISKRLFFGGAITNDNQVFKDLVLPVSIGKLTKLEQLGLPSNRLKKLPVEIGNLENLKEIDLSNNLLENLPSSFSKLKNLKSVSLIDNRFKVFPKELYEIPNLEDIDLSRNDITLIPSGIGKLKKLTTLNLANCKLSEQSLSEIYKIESLVTLQLDYNQLENIPPGIDKLKNLMTLTIWGNKISPENIIKIKKMLPHTSVVEKEGYR from the coding sequence ATGAAAAAAAAATATGTACTTCTTTTTACCATATTATTTCTAAATGCTCATGCTCAGATGATTCCACCTCCTGCGCCACCTGCACAACAAATAAAAGAATTGAAACCTTCAGATGATATAAAGCTATATGACATCAATGAAATTCCGGACAAAATTTTTGCATGGAATGTTAAAAGGCTTACTGTAGACTGTGGGTCTAATTTTACAAAAATTCCTGAGAAGATTGGAAACCTAAAAGAGTTAGAAGCATTTTCCTTAAAGGGAGGGGACGTGATTAAATTACCTAAAGAATTTGGAAACCTGCGGAACTTAAAGCACTTATATATTAACTCCAATAAGCTTACTGAAATTCAACCCGAAATTCTAAAAATAACAAATTTGGAATTTTTAGATTTTCAGAGTTATAAATTAGATAGTTTTCCGGATGATATTGGAAAGTTAGTTAACCTAAAGCGGTTGAAAATATCTAAAAGGCTGTTTTTTGGAGGAGCTATTACTAATGACAACCAGGTGTTTAAAGATTTGGTATTACCAGTTTCAATAGGTAAACTAACTAAACTTGAACAGCTAGGTCTTCCCTCCAACAGGTTAAAAAAATTACCTGTTGAAATAGGTAATCTTGAAAATCTAAAAGAGATTGATTTATCAAATAATTTATTGGAAAATCTTCCTTCTTCTTTTTCAAAGCTTAAAAACCTGAAATCTGTTTCATTAATAGATAATCGGTTTAAAGTTTTTCCTAAAGAATTATATGAAATACCTAATTTGGAAGATATAGATTTGAGCAGGAATGATATCACCTTAATTCCTTCAGGAATAGGGAAGTTGAAAAAATTAACAACCTTAAATCTGGCAAATTGTAAACTTTCAGAGCAATCGTTGTCAGAGATTTATAAAATAGAAAGTTTGGTGACTTTACAGCTCGATTATAATCAGTTAGAGAATATTCCGCCCGGAATAGATAAACTGAAAAACTTAATGACTCTAACAATTTGGGGAAATAAGATATCTCCGGAAAATATTATAAAGATAAAGAAAATGCTACCTCATACTTCAGTGGTGGAAAAAGAGGGTTATCGGTAA
- a CDS encoding GNAT family N-acetyltransferase, which yields MKDKTEIVKSWLRGWCLSREVSFPVQYKSGFYVFVGDETQKERFVFPELNDDFFQLTQSIDEPWVHLKVSTSPDQFIGSIPEKWQLQAQGYLMTCFQPMIFPEISLAEGYHLEFSEYNTTFVVRVVAENGEQASIGRVSLIDDVAVYDRIVTEINHQRKGLASFLLKELEKIALSKGFSNNLLVATEEGKLLYENLGWEVFALHSSIVIPGEGHSLL from the coding sequence ATGAAGGATAAAACAGAAATCGTAAAAAGCTGGCTTAGAGGATGGTGTTTGTCAAGGGAAGTATCCTTTCCTGTTCAGTATAAGTCTGGATTTTATGTATTTGTGGGAGATGAAACACAAAAAGAACGTTTTGTATTTCCTGAACTTAATGATGATTTTTTCCAACTTACCCAGTCAATTGATGAACCTTGGGTTCATCTGAAAGTAAGTACTTCTCCAGACCAATTTATAGGGAGTATTCCTGAAAAATGGCAACTACAGGCACAAGGATATTTGATGACTTGTTTTCAACCCATGATTTTCCCGGAGATCAGTCTTGCAGAAGGATATCATCTGGAATTTTCAGAATACAATACAACTTTTGTTGTAAGAGTTGTAGCAGAGAATGGTGAACAGGCTTCAATTGGGCGTGTTTCTTTGATAGATGATGTTGCTGTTTATGACAGGATTGTTACCGAAATAAACCATCAAAGGAAAGGGTTGGCTTCTTTTTTATTGAAAGAACTGGAGAAAATAGCTTTATCAAAAGGGTTTTCTAATAATCTTTTGGTAGCTACAGAAGAAGGGAAACTATTATATGAAAATTTAGGCTGGGAAGTATTTGCTTTGCATTCCTCTATTGTCATTCCTGGAGAAGGTCATTCTCTATTGTAA
- a CDS encoding PH domain-containing protein, giving the protein MSNTCSLCTTELTSMDKLLGENKLSDGGVLCNKCLDKISYINQEVLYNLNQFSINDIQQIVQNKNTEQNSSGITPQESLPMAIAEEPQNISKEEYKRRKLKIKAELEKLKANLSVFAKGEVKELPSLIPEDETMLGITDAQFVNTLAAGVLVATSKRIISVSKAMFGAAKINDYPNETIKSVSFVTNPRSPIIKLHLEERVVEFECFMDKEDAEKFYDIIRPIYNNPVQQPQQQIDSVNTNTETPASTTRSLDILEQLEKLGKLRESGILTDTEFTEQKRKLLKQLK; this is encoded by the coding sequence ATGAGTAATACCTGTTCATTGTGTACTACAGAATTAACCTCTATGGATAAGCTTTTGGGAGAAAATAAGCTTTCGGATGGCGGTGTACTATGCAATAAATGTTTAGATAAAATAAGCTACATCAACCAGGAGGTTCTGTATAATCTTAATCAATTCAGTATTAATGATATTCAGCAGATTGTTCAGAATAAAAATACAGAACAAAACTCCTCAGGAATAACTCCTCAGGAAAGTCTTCCTATGGCTATAGCTGAAGAGCCACAAAATATTTCAAAAGAAGAATATAAAAGAAGAAAGCTGAAAATAAAAGCTGAACTTGAAAAACTAAAAGCCAATCTTTCCGTATTTGCAAAAGGAGAGGTTAAAGAATTGCCTTCTCTTATTCCCGAGGACGAGACGATGCTTGGTATTACAGACGCTCAGTTTGTCAATACACTGGCTGCGGGAGTTCTGGTGGCAACCTCTAAAAGAATAATCTCTGTTTCAAAAGCAATGTTTGGAGCAGCTAAAATTAATGATTATCCTAATGAAACAATTAAGTCAGTAAGTTTTGTAACCAATCCAAGATCTCCGATCATTAAATTGCATCTTGAGGAAAGAGTAGTAGAGTTTGAATGTTTTATGGATAAAGAGGATGCAGAAAAATTCTATGATATCATAAGACCTATCTATAACAATCCGGTACAGCAGCCTCAGCAACAAATAGATTCTGTAAACACTAATACGGAAACCCCAGCAAGCACAACACGATCGCTTGATATCCTTGAGCAGCTGGAAAAACTGGGTAAGCTGAGAGAAAGTGGTATTCTTACTGATACTGAGTTTACAGAACAAAAAAGGAAATTACTGAAACAATTAAAATAG
- a CDS encoding PH domain-containing protein has product MNIICALCGTPLTSTDMLVGKNKLADGGYLCAECFNKATAINRDLINNLEQFYFAEITGMILKSKIDASQNPGNSPYSGTGNYEYDAPTRLDEIKDQIVALKARLSVLANEEVNELDKVLDPSERLIAIAECINLHNNREGIIFSTQWRVIFMDKKFLGGVVKNEYTHKDITSLDQVENLLYSVLRINTRGGTVEFKLHNKGDGRTFCDTVNGQLRGSERPAYQQPAQPQSFFQNVQTPVSQNVSNTPKDSSEDIFEQLEKLGKLKQMGILSEEEFAEQKKKLLDKL; this is encoded by the coding sequence ATGAATATTATTTGTGCATTATGTGGAACTCCGTTAACATCTACGGACATGCTTGTTGGGAAAAATAAGCTTGCTGATGGAGGTTACTTGTGTGCTGAATGCTTTAATAAAGCAACTGCAATTAATAGAGACCTTATCAATAACCTGGAGCAGTTCTATTTTGCTGAAATAACAGGAATGATCCTCAAAAGTAAAATTGATGCAAGTCAGAATCCGGGAAATTCTCCTTATTCCGGAACAGGCAATTATGAATATGATGCTCCTACCAGATTGGATGAAATAAAAGATCAAATAGTAGCTCTTAAAGCCAGATTGAGTGTTTTAGCCAATGAAGAAGTGAATGAACTTGATAAAGTCCTGGATCCGAGCGAAAGATTGATTGCCATTGCAGAATGTATAAATCTACATAATAACAGGGAAGGAATTATTTTTTCAACCCAATGGAGAGTGATTTTCATGGATAAAAAATTCCTGGGTGGTGTTGTAAAAAATGAATACACCCATAAAGATATTACTTCTCTGGATCAGGTTGAAAATCTTTTGTATTCAGTATTAAGAATCAATACAAGAGGAGGAACTGTTGAGTTTAAACTGCATAATAAAGGTGATGGAAGGACATTCTGTGATACGGTAAACGGACAGCTCAGAGGATCAGAAAGGCCTGCCTATCAGCAACCAGCGCAGCCACAATCATTCTTTCAAAATGTTCAGACTCCGGTTTCTCAAAATGTATCCAATACGCCAAAAGACTCTTCAGAAGATATTTTCGAACAGCTGGAAAAGCTTGGGAAATTAAAACAAATGGGTATATTGAGTGAAGAAGAATTTGCAGAGCAGAAGAAAAAACTACTGGATAAATTATAA